A single Nomascus leucogenys isolate Asia chromosome 14, Asia_NLE_v1, whole genome shotgun sequence DNA region contains:
- the CD300A gene encoding CMRF35-like molecule 8, with translation MWLPWALLLLWVPGCFALSGPSTVAGPVGGSLSVQCRYEQEHETLNKYWCRPPQILRCNKIVETKGPAGTRKGRVSIRDSPANLSFTVTLENLTEEDAGTYWCGVDTPWLRDFHDPYFQVEVSVFPASTSMTPTSVTAAKTSTTTTAFPPVSSTMLFAVSATHGASIQKENEAVVNSQFPLLLSLLVLLLLLLIGASLLAWRMFQKRIKAGDHSELSQNPKQAAKQSELHYTNLELLMWPLQEKPAPPREVEVEYSTVAAPREELHYASVVFDSNTNRIAAQRPREEEPGSDYSVIRKT, from the exons ATGTGGCTGCCTTGGGCTCTGTTGCTTCTCTGGGTCCCAG GCTGTTTTGCTCTGAGCGGCCCCAGCACCGTGGCGGGCCCCGTGGGGGGATCCCTGAGCGTGCAGTGTCGCTATGAACAGGAACACGagactctcaataaatattggtgcAGACCACCACAGATTCTCCGATGTAacaagattgtggagaccaaagggCCAGCAGGAACAAGGAAAGGCCGAGTGTCCATCAGGGACAGTCCTGCAAACCTCAGCTTCACAGTGACCCTGGAGAATCTCACAGAGGAGGACGCAGGCACCTACTGGTGTGGGGTGGATACGCCGTGGCTCCGAGACTTTCACGATCCCTATTTCCAGGTTGAGGTGTCCGTGTTCCCAG CATCAACGTCAATGACACCTACGAGTGTCACTGCGGCCAAGACCTCAACAACCACAACTGCATTTCCACCTGTATCATCCACTATGCTGTTTGCAGTGAGTGCCACCCACGGTGCCAGCATCCAGAAGGAAAATGAGGCGGTCGTGAACTCACA GTTCCCGCTGCTCCTCTCCCTGTTGGTGTTGTTGCTGCTTCTGTTGATAGGGGCCTCCCTGCTAGCCTGGAGGATGTTTCAGAAACGGATCAAAG CTGGTGACCATTCAGAGCTGTCCCAGAACCCCAAGCAG GCTGCCAAGCAGAGTGAGCTGCACTACACAAATCTGGAGCTGCTGATGTGGCCTCTGCAGGAAAAGCCAGCACCACcaagggaggtggaggtggaataCAGCACCGTG GCCGCCCCCAGGGAAGAACTTCACTATGCCTCCGTGGTGTTTGATTCTAACACCAATAGGATAGCTGCTCAGAGGCCCCGGGAGGAGGAACCAGGTTCAGATTACAGTGTGATAAGGAAGACATAG